Proteins encoded within one genomic window of Mya arenaria isolate MELC-2E11 chromosome 13, ASM2691426v1:
- the LOC128214938 gene encoding uncharacterized protein LOC128214938, protein MAMLFIMHVLICTIVSHALGMQTDVRMTDRHSAMRNPRNVDRAQNLHSDLGTRQKRAANQSCELTAIGERLLSCASATAAITNSTVDQLSSICGNVECNIKCFTEAVGDCYQTDQNFYFDPSVVKMGYRAMCANTDLTTGMFTHCASQLFDDQCFSVLTTALTSAAINYFVPQDYANYKISYCSALSTYVSCLSVQPSGSCTSEMAQFANDIMLASAQFEGCGGQTHAFFTTYEGDIECSASHVGTNIVITLLVAMCIRLWE, encoded by the exons ATGGCGATGCTATTCATCATGCATGTATTGATCTGCACGATCGTCAGCCATGCACTGGGTATGCAGACTGACGTCCGAATGACCGATAGACATTCGGCCATGAGAAATCCACGCAATGTTGACCGCGCTCAAAATCTTCACAGTGACTTAGGGACTCGACAAAAACGAGCAGCCAATCAG AGTTGTGAGTTGACTGCCATTGGAGAAAGATTGCTGTCATGCGCATCTGCCACAGCTGCTATTACTAACTCAACTGTTGACCAACTTTCGAGTATTTGTGgaaa CGTCGAGtgtaacataaaatgttttacggAAGCAGTTGGGGACTGCTATCAGACTGACCAGAACTTCTATTTTGACCCAAGCGTGGTCAAAATGGGGTATAGAGCCATGTGCGCCAACACGGATC TTACTACTGGAATGTTTACCCACTGTGCCTCTCAACTCTTTGATGACCAGTGCTTTTCAGTTCTGACTACGGCCCTTACAAGCGCTGCGATAAACTATTTTGTTCCACAAGACTATGCTAACTATAAGATATCGTACTGCAG CGCATTATCTACCTATGTTTCCTGCCTGAGCGTCCAACCTTCCGGCAGCTGCACATCCGAAATGGCTCAGTTTGCAAACGATATAATGTTGGCATCCGCCCAGTTTGAAGGTTGTGGAGGTCAGACGCACGCCTTCTTCACGACGTATGAAGGCGATATTGAATGTAGCGCAAGTCATGTCGGCACAAATATCGTTATAACACTTCTAGTGGCAATGTGTATTCGTCTTTGGGAATAG